From one Lolium rigidum isolate FL_2022 chromosome 4, APGP_CSIRO_Lrig_0.1, whole genome shotgun sequence genomic stretch:
- the LOC124708500 gene encoding leucine-rich repeat extensin-like protein 3, translated as MRTAVVLLLCFFAIAGISCGEPRAAGVWAEGGRAMAAVEVNPSWQFPSPRLRDAYLALQTWKQHAIFSDPSNLTGDWSGPGVCNYTGVYCAPAPGSGELAVAGIDLNHGDIAGYLPSELGLLCDLALLHLNSNRFCGLLPDSLRRLALLHELDLSNNRFVGAFPDVVLDLPSLRFLDLRYNDFEGGVPPSLFDRPLDAIFLNHNRLRFALPDNFGNSPASVLVLANNRFGGCLPASLANMSATLNEILLIDNGLSSCLPPEVGMLRELTVFDVSFNALAGPLPPEVAGMRKLEQLDVAHNLLSGTVPEAVCDLPRLKNFTFAYNFFTGEPPSCARVVPPASDRRNCLPDRPAQRMPQQCAAFYARPPVDCAAFHCNPFVPPPPPPPPPAYPGPLPPVYPMPYASPPPPAHYR; from the coding sequence ATGAGGACGGCGGTGGTGCTGCTCCTCTGCTTCTTCGCCATCGCCGGCATCAGCTGCGGCGAACCGCGGGCCGCCGGCGTATGGGCGGAAGGAGGCAGGgcgatggcggcggtggaggtgaaCCCTTCATGGCAGTTCCCTAGCCCGCGCCTACGGGACGCGTACCTGGCGCTGCAGACGTGGAAGCAGCACGCCATCTTCTCCGACCCCAGCAACCTCACCGGCGACTGGTCCGGCCCGGGCGTCTGCAACTACACCGGCGTCTACTGCGCGCCGGCCCCGGGGTCGggcgagctcgccgtcgccggcatCGACCTCAACCACGGCGACATCGCGGGGTACCTCCCCTCGGAGCTGGGCCTGCTCTGCGACCTCGCGCTGCTCCACCTCAACTCCAACCGCTTCTGCGGCCTCCTCCCCGACTCCCTCCGCCGCCTCGCCCTCCTCCACGAGCTCGACCTCAGCAACAACCGCTTCGTCGGCGCCTTCCCGGACGTCGTCCTCGACCTGCCCTCCCTCCGCTTCCTCGACCTCCGCTACAACGACTTCGAGGGCGGCGTGCCGCCCTCGCTCTTCGACCGCCCGCTCGACGCCATCTTCCTCAACCACAACCGCCTCCGCTTCGCCCTCCCGGACAACTTCGGCAACTCCCCGGCCTCCGTCCTCGTCCTCGCCAACAACCGCTTCGGCGGCTGCCTCCCGGCCAGCCTCGCCAACATGTCCGCCACGCTCAACGAGATCCTCCTCATCGACAACGGCCTCTCCTCCTGCCTCCCGCCCGAGGTCGGCATGCTCCGCGAGCTCACCGTCTTCGACGTCAGCTTCAACGCCCTCGCCGGCCCGCTGCCGCCCGAGGTGGCGGGCATGCGCAAGCTCGAGCAGCTCGACGTCGCGCACAACCTGCTCTCCGGCACCGTGCCAGAGGCCGTCTGCGACCTTCCCCGCCTCAAGAACTTCACCTTCGCCTACAACTTCTTCACCGGCGAGCCGCCCTCCTGCGCGCGCGTCGTGCCGCCCGCCTCCGACCGCCGGAACTGCCTCCCCGACCGCCCCGCCCAGCGCATGCCGCAGCAGTGCGCCGCCTTCTACGCCCGCCCGCCCGTCGACTGCGCCGCCTTCCACTGCAACCCCTTCGTCCCGCCTCCGCCACCCCCGCCTCCGCCAGCGTACCCCGGCCCGCTGCCGCCGGTGTACCCCATGCCgtacgcctcgccgccgccgcctgcacaTTACAGATGA